In Frederiksenia canicola, the sequence CTGGGGTGAAAATGCGTAGATCCGCAACAGCAGTTTCCGATGAAAAAGCAAAGACCGTTTCGCTCAAATTAAATTGTTTAGCGATTTGTTGCATTTCTTCATCGGTTAAACCGTCCGCTTGGGGAAACACTGCTAGCGGATTGCCACCGAAGTGAGTTTCAGCAAAGACGTTTACTAATTTAAAAGCATAAGTTCGCATTGTTTTATCTCGTTATTTCTCCACAAGCGGTCAATTTCTATCAAAAATTTGCAAATTTTCTTTAAAATCTCACCGCTTGTTACGCCCCCTTCGCCTTTCTTAATTCGTCAATAAAACGGTCGAATAGATACGCGACATCGTTCGGGCCGGGGCTAGCTTCAGGGTGCCCTTGGAATGAAAATGCGACTTGGTCGGTTAGCTCAATGCCTTGCACAGTGCCATCAAATAAAGAGCGGTGGGTCACTCGCACATTGGCAGGTAAGCTCTGTTCATCTACTTCAAAGCCATGGTTTTGGCTCGTAATAAGCACTTTTTGGCTGTCGAGATCTTGCACAGGGTGGTTTGCCCCATGGTGTCCGAACGCCATTTTTTTAGTTTTTCCGCCAGCGGCTAAGCCGAGAAGTTGATGCCCTAAGCAGATGCCAAAGATAGGTTTTTTGGTGGCAAGTAATTTTTGGATAGCAGTGATTGCATAGTTGCAAGGTTCTGGGTCGCCAGGGCCATTTGATAAGAAAATGCCGTCTGGATTAAGGGCTAACACAGCTTCCGCAGAAGTCGTCGCAGGCATAACGGTTAAACGACAGCCACGTTCGGCAAGCATACGCAAGATATTGTGTTTTACGCCGTAGTCGTAGGCGACAACATGAAATTCAGGGGTAGCTTGTGGTACATAGCCTTTTCCGAGTTGCCATTCGCCGTCTGTCCATTGATAAAGCTCTTTGCAAGTCACTTCTTTGGCTAAATCTTGGCCAGTCATTGAGCCAAAACTTTTAGCAAGTGCTAACGCTTTTTCGGCGTCATCACCGACTAAAATGCAGCCTGCTTGTGCACCTTTCTCACGCAAAATGCGAGTTAAGCGGCGGGTATCAATATCGGCGATGGCAACGATTTTATTGGCAATGAGATAATCTTGAAGGGAAATATTTGAGCGGAAATTGCTATGTAATAGAGGAAGGTCACGGATAATCAAGCCTGCGGCATAAACGGCATGAGATTCGGTGTCTTCAAGATTGGCACCTGTGTTGCCGATATGGGGGTAAGTCAGTGTGACGATTTGCCCTGTGTAGGAAGGGTCGGTTAGAATTTCTTGGTAGCCCGTCATGGCGGTGTTAAAAACTACTTCACCGATGGTGTGTCCATCATAGCCGATTGATTTTCCATGGAAAGTTGAACCGTCGGCTAAGACAAGAATTGCGGGTTGAAACATTATTTACTCCTAAATAAATCTATTTGGTTGGTACTTACAAGTAGCCATTAACCACCACCGTTGCGGCGTGATTAGAAGTAGGCGGCTAAGTTTACTAAAGCAAACGTTTGCATTCAAGCTAAACTTTCTGACCGCTTGTAAGTGACGATTAAGATGAAAAGTTATGCTAAATAATTGCATGTCTATTCACAATTTACAACTATTTAACAAATTTTTATTTTGTTGGCGGGCACAAGCGGGTAGAATGTGGCGAAATTTTACCAAAGGGTTAAACAATGAAAGATGTTGAGTTTGGCG encodes:
- the carA gene encoding glutamine-hydrolyzing carbamoyl-phosphate synthase small subunit translates to MFQPAILVLADGSTFHGKSIGYDGHTIGEVVFNTAMTGYQEILTDPSYTGQIVTLTYPHIGNTGANLEDTESHAVYAAGLIIRDLPLLHSNFRSNISLQDYLIANKIVAIADIDTRRLTRILREKGAQAGCILVGDDAEKALALAKSFGSMTGQDLAKEVTCKELYQWTDGEWQLGKGYVPQATPEFHVVAYDYGVKHNILRMLAERGCRLTVMPATTSAEAVLALNPDGIFLSNGPGDPEPCNYAITAIQKLLATKKPIFGICLGHQLLGLAAGGKTKKMAFGHHGANHPVQDLDSQKVLITSQNHGFEVDEQSLPANVRVTHRSLFDGTVQGIELTDQVAFSFQGHPEASPGPNDVAYLFDRFIDELRKAKGA